One part of the Mycolicibacterium aromaticivorans JS19b1 = JCM 16368 genome encodes these proteins:
- a CDS encoding amidohydrolase → MCTACEWAPHFSALGSGDLTRRTALRAAAVTAVATAAAACAKPPAAVGQKHADFVYRNGKIYTVSPAHPWAQAVAVTGNTISYVGDDAGAASLEGPETCVVDLKGNLMLPGFVEGHIHPFLGSFLTSGVDLQVPTGADALAAIAAYAAEHRDGPVRGFGWRVDMFGPDGPTRQELDRVLPDRPGFFFAIDGHSMWANSTALDIAGVGRDTPDPIPGFSYYVRDEHGDPTGYLLEVDTVLSLVNAVDPISPHSMQTLLESWLPKASAAGITSVFDAGVPPIGEDQGALIALYTDLERRGELPFRVVASYSVKAPPVDDAVAKLTDIRNRISTELVTVGAVKIIGDGTQGGYTAWLIEPYADKPDSIGGSPFAAEQWRQLVREVDAAGFDVHVHACGERTARTALDSIEAAIAVNQPRDRRHTIAHLVYVQDPDSRRFGKLGVTGQFSANWMSADPDTMQNMAARYGQPRQELFYRVQDILRSGGRISLGTDWPAAGYFSTYRPLDSIQIGVTRQLIGEPHAPALAPADQKLSVAEAVHANTMGAAYQIRLDDKVGSVEVGKRADLIVLDSNIFEIDPHDIHRATVTMTMMNGQVRHQV, encoded by the coding sequence ATTTGTACTGCTTGTGAGTGGGCGCCGCACTTCAGCGCGTTGGGGTCCGGCGATCTGACACGCCGGACCGCGCTTCGTGCTGCTGCTGTGACTGCCGTCGCGACGGCAGCAGCGGCGTGTGCGAAACCGCCCGCTGCGGTGGGCCAGAAGCACGCGGACTTCGTGTACCGCAACGGCAAGATCTACACCGTGTCGCCCGCACATCCGTGGGCGCAGGCGGTGGCGGTCACCGGCAACACCATTTCCTATGTGGGTGACGACGCCGGCGCGGCGTCGCTGGAGGGCCCGGAGACCTGCGTCGTTGACCTCAAGGGCAACCTGATGCTGCCGGGGTTCGTCGAGGGTCACATCCATCCTTTCCTCGGCTCGTTTCTGACCAGTGGCGTCGACCTGCAGGTCCCCACCGGGGCGGACGCACTCGCCGCGATCGCGGCGTACGCAGCGGAGCATCGGGACGGCCCGGTGCGCGGATTCGGTTGGCGCGTCGACATGTTCGGGCCGGACGGGCCCACGCGTCAGGAGCTGGACCGGGTACTGCCGGACCGGCCCGGGTTCTTCTTCGCCATTGACGGCCACAGCATGTGGGCCAACAGCACCGCTCTGGACATCGCCGGCGTCGGCCGCGACACCCCGGACCCGATTCCCGGCTTCAGTTACTACGTCCGCGACGAGCACGGCGATCCCACCGGGTATCTCCTCGAAGTCGACACGGTGCTGAGCCTGGTGAACGCCGTCGATCCGATCTCGCCGCACTCGATGCAGACACTGCTGGAGTCATGGCTACCGAAGGCCTCGGCGGCGGGGATCACCTCGGTCTTCGATGCCGGGGTGCCGCCGATCGGCGAGGATCAGGGCGCATTGATCGCCCTGTACACCGATCTGGAGCGGCGCGGCGAGCTGCCGTTCCGGGTCGTCGCGTCGTACAGCGTGAAAGCGCCACCGGTCGACGACGCCGTGGCGAAGCTGACCGATATCCGCAACCGGATCTCGACAGAACTTGTGACAGTCGGCGCGGTGAAGATCATCGGCGACGGCACCCAGGGTGGATACACCGCGTGGCTGATCGAGCCGTACGCGGACAAACCGGATTCGATCGGCGGCTCGCCGTTCGCAGCGGAACAGTGGCGCCAGCTGGTACGCGAGGTCGACGCGGCCGGCTTCGATGTTCATGTGCACGCCTGCGGCGAGCGGACGGCTCGCACCGCGCTGGATTCGATCGAGGCGGCGATCGCGGTCAACCAGCCGCGTGACCGCAGGCACACCATCGCCCATCTGGTGTACGTCCAGGATCCCGACAGTCGGCGGTTCGGCAAACTCGGTGTGACCGGCCAGTTTTCGGCCAACTGGATGTCGGCCGACCCGGACACCATGCAGAACATGGCAGCGCGATACGGCCAACCCCGTCAGGAGTTGTTCTATCGCGTGCAGGACATCCTGAGGTCCGGCGGCCGGATCTCGCTGGGCACCGATTGGCCCGCGGCCGGCTACTTCTCCACCTACAGGCCGCTCGATTCCATCCAGATCGGGGTGACCCGCCAGCTGATCGGCGAGCCCCATGCGCCCGCGCTGGCGCCGGCCGATCAGAAGCTCAGCGTCGCCGAGGCCGTGCACGCCAACACGATGGGCGCCGCCTACCAGATCCGACTCGACGACAAGGTCGGCTCGGTCGAGGTGGGCAAGCGCGCCGATCTGATCGTGTTGGATTCCAACATCTTCGAGATCGACCCGCACGACATCCACCGTGCGACCGTCACGATGACGATGATGAACGGACAGGTCCGCCACCAGGTCTAG